One region of Alosa sapidissima isolate fAloSap1 chromosome 1, fAloSap1.pri, whole genome shotgun sequence genomic DNA includes:
- the LOC121711677 gene encoding RNA polymerase II elongation factor ELL-like, with the protein MATLKEEQSYGLSCGRLSNGSNTSIFHVKLTDSALRAIESYQSSKGSTAHPSIRFTGNQGKISIPRGQTSEDYVTFTFYLSHVGRDNPQGSFDCIQQYATCDGAVELDCRGVIQDKITVNATDDSYQKARQNMAQVEEETRRRGAIVIKQGRYMSKRVQIRKPPAGLTDVVAPSRRVSRPVLISSSSSSSPRRPGGLLRPPQEKVKVAGLSVRERLTHLLALKPYRKAELILRLQRDGLAPQERDTLDGLLTQVAHLSEKDNTFTLKDALLKDVRKDWPGYSEGDRQLLKRILITKSRKLGQVQNLRSSPATVEVTRSPQREQASSSPSQKRPLPDYIDPLANKKPRISHLLNRAQVNGGLLREREASPVSTTTEPCVPSLELPRPCEPLSDVSSDSTPSGRDGEGSDAVASAVSAADRLGPTLAVGTATRPSLPPPPPCQPAAATPTTAHKSKSRKKSKKHKERDREIRRTKDRHGARGRDRETSTEDTRSHDQGRGPDVNGAYEHSSGATEMLDPEDYLENYKSIVSQEQRQRYKNDFNVEYNEYRALHSRIEGVTRQFTVLEAQLKQLQQGSDQYQTIHNQILKEYRKIKKSNPNYSQDKNRCEYLHNKLAHIKKTIAEYDHKQI; encoded by the exons GGGTCAACTGCACATCCTTCCATTCGTTTTACCGGAAACCAAGGG AAAATCTCCATACCTCGTGGCCAGACCTCGGAAGACTATGTGACGTTCACCTTCTACCTGTCCCACGTGGGGCGGGACAACCCTCAGGGAAGCTTTGACTGCATCCAGCAGTATGCCACATG TGATGGAGCTGTTGAGCTTGACTGCCGGGGCGTGATCCAGGACAAGATTACGGTGAACGCGACGGACGACTCCTACCAAAAGGCCCGGCAGAACATGGcccaggtggaggaggagacgcGGCGCCGAGGCGCCATCGTCATCAAGCAGGGCCGATACATGA GCAAAAGAGTCCAAATCCGTAAGCCGCCAGCCGGCCTAACTGATGTGGTGGCCCCTTCCCGACGCGTGTCTCGGCCTGTTCTcatctccagcagcagcagcagcagcccaagGCGGCCCGGGGGTCTGCTGCGCCCCCCCCAGGAGAAGGTGAAGGTAGCGGGGCTGTCCGTGCGCGAGCGCCTCACCCACCTGCTGGCGCTCAAGCCCTACCGCAAGGCTGAGCTGATCCTACGGCTGCAGCGAGACGGCCTGGCCCCGCAGGAGAGGGACACTCTGGACGGACTGCTGACACAG GTGGCTCATCTCAGTGAGAAGGACAACACGTTCACACTCAAGGATGCCCTGCTGAAGGATGTGCGGAAAGACTGGCCAGGCTACTCCGAGGGAGACCGACAGCTCCTCAAGAGGATCCTCATTACCAAGAGCAG GAAGTTGGGTCAGGTCCAGAATCTTCGGTCATCACCGGCGACAGTGGAAGTAACAAGGAGCCCACAAAGGGAGCAGGCTAGCTCATCACCCTCACAG AAACGGCCATTGCCTGACTACATTGACCCTTTAGCCAATAAGAAGCCCCGGATCTCCCACCTCCTGAATCGCGCTCAAGTGAATGGCGGGCTGTTGCGGGAGAGAGAGGCCAGCCCCGTTTCCACGACGACGGAGCCCTGTGTCCCCAGTCTAGAGCTCCCGCGCCCGTGCGAGCCTCTGTCAGATGTGAGCAGCGACTCTACGCCCAGCGGCCGAGATGGCGAGGGCTCGGATGCCGTCGCTTCTGCCGTCAGCGCAGCCGACAGACTAGGGCCCACGTTGGCCGTCGGCACGGCGACACGGCCCTCCCTTCCCCCGCCCCCACCCTGCCAGCCCGCTGCGGCCACTCCCACCACCGCGCACAAGAGCAAGAGCCGGAAGAAGTCCAAAAAGCACAAAGAAAGGGATCGCGAGATCAGACGCACGAAAGACAGACAtggagcgagagggagggatagggaGACGAGTACTGAGGACACGAGGAGCCATGATCAGGGGAGAGGCCCAG ATGTCAATGGCGCATATGAACACTCGAGTGGTGCCACAGAGATGTTGGACCCAGAAGACTATTTAGA GAACTACAAGTCGATTGTTTCCCAGGAGCAGCGTCAGAGGTATAAGAACGACTTCAATGTAGAGTATAATGAGTACCGGGCCCTGCACTCCCGCATCGAGGGGGTGACGCGACAGTTCACCGTGCTGGAGGCCCAACTCAAACAGCTGCAGCAGGGCTCCGACCAGTATCAG acgATTCACAACCAGATACTTAAAGAGTATCGCAAAATAAAAAAG TCTAATCCAAACTACAGTCAGGATAAAAACCGCTGCGAATACCTACACAACAAACTTGCACACATAAAGAAAACCATTGCAGAGTACGATCACAAGCAGATCTAA